The proteins below come from a single Aegilops tauschii subsp. strangulata cultivar AL8/78 chromosome 6, Aet v6.0, whole genome shotgun sequence genomic window:
- the LOC141025879 gene encoding uncharacterized protein — protein sequence MESVVPPKKTSFTPFGVKRQVNFDMPKTTTPTANTAPNQAIIQEARQKGVCWRCKEVWSPGHKQVCKLTQKNMIQALQATTTENPELIYIIESEEDLVEFQKQQEDEVLQLSMHAVMGKGTSKTTFTVNVKIGNIMATALIDSGSSSTFISSELAAKLPEKPVTSKKMKVQVANGGVLWSQHTCYNCNYSIQGEPFTRDFKVLQLSGYDIILGADWLKQFSPIELDFIQMIMRITKSKGHKVTFKDETMPSLATIKETSNLVKLLEQADCGIFLMVSACSTEKEEPTVAVPPIIQHLIEEYADIFAEPTELPPSRHCDHAIPLQPGAKIVNQSPYRLPHHQKDALEEIIKKLIATGII from the coding sequence ATGGAAAGTGTTGTTCCACCAAAGAAGACATCTTTTACTCCTTTTGGAGTCAAGAGGCAGGTCAATTTCGACATGCCAAAGACCACAACTCCTACTGCAAATACCGCGCCCAATCAAGCTATTATTCAGGAAGCCAGACAGAAAGGAGTTTGCTGGAGGTGTAAAGAAGTTTGGTCCCCGGGCCACAAACAAGTTTGCAAGTTAACCCAGAAAAATATGATCCAAGCATTACAAGCTACAACTACTGAAAATCCTGAGCTGATATACATAATTGAAAGTGAGGAAGACCTTGTGGAGTTCCAAAAACAGCAGGAAGATGAAGTTCTTCAGCTGTCCATGCATGCTGTTATGGGCAAGGGCACTAGCAAAACTACTTTCACAGTTAATGTAAAGATTGGGAACATTATGGCAACTGCTCTCATAGACAGTGGTAGTTCTTCTACATTCATATCATCTGAACTAGCAGCAAAACTTCCTGAAAAGCCAGTAACAAGCAAGAAAATGAAAGTCCAGGTTGCAAATGGAGGAGTACTGTGGAGTCAGCACACTTGCTATAACTGCAATTACAGTATTCAGGGAGAACCATTCACAAGAGACTTTAAGGTCCTACAGTTATCTGGGTATGACATAATCCTTGGGGCTGATTGGTTAAAACAGTTCAGTCCAATAGAACTGGATTTCATACAAATGATCATGAGAATCACTAAAAGCAAGGGACACAAAGTAACTTTCAAAGATGAAACTATGCCTTCCCTTGCAACAATCAAGGAAACTTCCAACTTGGTCAAACTATTGGAACAAGCAGACTGTGGAATTTTCCTTATGGTATCAGCTTGCAGTACTGAAAAAGAAGAACCTACTGTAGCAGTTCCTCCTATCATACAACACCTCATAGAAGAGTATGCAGATATCTTTGCAGAGCCAACTGAATTACCACCTTCTAGGCACTGTGACCATGCAATACCACTTCAGCCAGGAGCCAAAATTGTAAATCAAAGTCCTTACAGGTTGCCTCATCATCAAAAGGATGCTTTGGAGGAAATAATCAAAAAGCTGATTGCAACAGGAATAATATAG